A region of the Longimicrobium sp. genome:
TCGGTCGGCTTCGACCTGCACAAGTGGATGTCGCTCCCCTTCGAGGTCGCCTGCGTGCTCGTCCGCGACGCCGAGGTGCACCGCGCCGCCTTCTCCATGCGCGCCAGCTACCTCGCGACCGCGACGCGCGGAGTCACCGCCGGCGGCCTTCCCTTCTCCGAGCTGGGGATCGACCTGACGCGCGGCTTCAAGGCGCTGAAGGTGTGGATCGGGATGAAGGCGCACGGCGTCCGCGCCTTCGCCGCGCTGATCGAGCAGAACGTGGCGCAGGCGCGGTACCTGGCGGGGCTGGTGGAGGAAGATGCGGCGCTGGAGCTGCTGGCGCCGGTGCCGCTGAACATCGTCTGCTTCCGCTACAACCCGCGCGGCTTGGCGGAAGACCGGCTGAACGCCATCAACGAAGAGATCCTGGTGCGGCTGCAGGAAGACGGCATCGCCGTCCCCTCGGGCACCACGCTGAACGGCCGCTTCGCCATCCGCGTGGCCAACGTGAACCACCGCAGCCGCCGCGAGGATTTCGATCTCCTCGCCCGCTCCGTCGTCCGCCTCGGCGCCGGGATCGCGAAGCAGCTCTCCGCTCCCTCCGTGTGATGCAAACGCTCGCCGGCTTCACGCCAGCGCCGTCACCCGGCCCCGATGCCGGACAGCAGTCCCGCAGGGACTTCGTGCTTTTGTTGCCGCGAATTCATTCGCCCTCAGCCCCAGAATTCCGCCCGGCACCCGCCATCAATCCCCGACCGGCGCGGTAACGAGGCGGACGGGGATGCCGCCGTTGCTGGTGCGGAAGACCTCGGCGAACGGGAGCCCCACCTGCCCCTCCAGCTTCCGGTCCGCCGAAAGGAGCGCGACCGTCCAGCCGGGGCACTTCGCGCGGGCGACGCGGCCCAGCGCGGCGTACAGGTTCCGCAGCGCGTCCGTCTCGCCCACGCGCACCCCGTACGGCGGGTTGGCGATGAGGAGCCCCGGCCCCTCCGGCGGCTCGATGGCGGAGACCGGCCGCACGTCGAACCCCACGTCGTCCGCCACGCCCGCGCGCCCGGCGTTCGCCGCCGCCGCCTCGATCGCCCCCGCGTCGCGGTCCGAGCCCTGGATGGCGACGGGCGGCGACGGCCGCTCCGCCTCGCGCGCCCCGGCGACGACGCGCGCCCATGCTTCCGCGTCGAACCCCGGCCACGCGGTAAAGGCGAACGCGCGCGGCTGGCGATCGGCCGAGGCCAGCCCCGGCGCGACGTTGCGCGCGATCAGCGCCGCCTCGATCGGGATCGTCCCCGAGCCGCACATCGGGTCCACCAGCGGCGAATCGCCGCGCCAGCCGGAGCCGAGCAGCATCGCCGCGGCCATCGTCTCGCGCAGCGGCGCCTTCGCGACCGCCTGGCGGTAGCCGCGCAGGTGCAGCAGCGCGCCGGATGCGTCCGCGCTGATCGTCACCTCGTCGCGCGCCACGCGGACCACGAACAGCTGCGCGTCCGTCGCCTCCGCCGCTTCGTCCTCCGGCCCCTTCTCGGCCGACGCGGCGCCGATCCCGCCCACCCGGTCATCGATGAAGCCCAAGATCCGCTCGGCGATGGCGCCTTCGTGATACAGCTTGCTCTTCTTCGACGTCACCCGCAGCCGCACCGGCCGCCCCTTCGCCACCCACCGCCCCCACGGCACCCTGCGCGCGTGCCGCTCGAGCTCGATGAACGACCGCGCGCGGAACGTGGCGGCGCGCACCACCACGCGGCTGGCCGTGCGCAGCCACAGGCTGGCGCGCATGAGGTCGTCCGCGCCGCCCTCCCACGCCACGCCGCCCGGCTCCGGCGCGGCGGAGATCCCCAGCGCCCGCAGCTCCGCCGCGCAGATCGCCTCCAGCCCGGGCGCGGTGATGGCGAACAGCGAAAGCGGCGGCATGGAAGTGCGGGAGTGCGGGAGTGCGGGAGTGCGGAAGTGCGCTGGCTCGGAAGCGCGGAAGGTACTTGGGTGGAGATCGGGGGACAACGATGGAGGGATGGAGATCGGCCGGCCGTGTGTTCCTTAAATCTTGGTGACAAATCTGCCCCGGGCCGCAACTCTGCTACCCGATTTCGTCCGGCGAGGTTAAATTCATCATCCCGGCACCCTTCCCGCCGGGAAGCGTTGGAACCCGCGAAGCAAGACATCCCCATGCGCAACCGAGTGCTCGCCACCGCCGCCCTCGCCGCGGCGACGCTGTTCGCGGCCGCCTGCGACGGCGGCAGCGCAACCGCCCCGCGCGACGGCCACCTCACTCGCGCCGAGGCGCTGGCGCTGAGCCATGCGACCTTCGGCGTCGGATCGAGCTTCGCGGGGGGCGGCGTACCCGGCGGCGCGCGCGGGGCCCGCATCCTTGCGGCCAACGGGAGCAGCACCTTCACCTTCAGCTTCGACACCAGCGCGCCGTGCCCGTCGGGCGGCAGCGTGGGGCTGAAGGGTTCGCTCGGTGGCGGCTTCGACGCCGTGGCCAGCGTCGGCGAGGTGACGGCGAACGTGACCGTGGCGCACGCCGGCTGCAAGGTGGCCACGGACCAGGGCGGCGTCTTTACCCTGAACGGCGACCCCGACATCATCGTCGGGCTGGCGGCCACGTCCGGCCCGAACGGGCTCACGGGCTTCCACCTGACCGAGACCGGCGCCTTCACCTGGGACCGCGGCGACGGCAACTCCGGGCGCTGTACCGTGGCTGTTACCGCCGACCTGGTCGCGGGGACGCAGAACGTGGCGCTCAGCGGCAGCTTCTGCGGCTTCCCGGTGGACGGCGTCATCGAGCACGTCGGAAGCTGACGCGCGTCGCAGCGGTCGGATCGTATCGAGCCCCCGCCCGGCACTTCGCCGGGCGGGGGCTCTTCGCATCCGCGGCCAATCTGCTTGCCCGCCGCGGCGCCATCTCCCATCCTTCGTCATCTCCATCGCCCAATCCCCTTCCGAGGACCCGATGACCCGCTCCCGCCTTGCAGGTCTCGCCGCCGCCGTGCTGCTCCTGGGCGCGTGCGGGAAGAAGGACGCCGAGCCCGGCGCCGCCCCGGCCGATTCCACCGCCGCCGCCGCGTCCGCCACCCCCGCGCCCGAAGCCGCCGCGCCAACGGGCATCGGCGGGACGCCCGCCGCGGCGCAGCGCGGGGTGGACAGCGCCGAGGCCGCCTACCGACGCCAGGAAAGCGCGGTCGACAGCCTCAGCCAGCAGGCCGGCGGCGCGACGCCGTAACTCTCATCATCAACGGTAGATGACGAGCGGCGCCGCGGGACAGGGGGCGCCGCTCGTCATATCTTCTTCATCGGCAACGCTGTCCGATCCCCGGCCACATCCCGAGATGACCGATCCACAACCCGCCCCGGCGACCGGCGGCCGCTTCCTGACCGCCGCGTGGCGCACGCTGGTGATGCTGAACTGGGAGGTCGATCCCGGCATCCTGCGCCCGTTCGTGCCGCGTGGGACGGAGCTGGACGCGTGGCAGGGGAAGACGTTCGTGAGCGCGGTGGGTTTCCTCTTCCTCGGGACGCGCGTGCTGGGGATTCCGGTGCCCTTCCACCGCGACTTCGAGGAGGTGAACCTGCGCTTCTACGTGGGCCGGCAGGGGCCGGAGGGGTGGCGCCGCGGTGTCTGCTTTGTCCGCGAGATCGTGCCTCGTTGGGCGATCGCGACGCTCGCGCGCGCCGTCTACAACGAGCGCTACGTGGCCCTTCCCATGCGCCACCGCGTGGAGATCTCGGCGGATGCGGGTGAGGCGGAGTACGCGTGGGCGCTCGGCGGGCGATGGAACACGCTGCGGGCGCGTTTCGCCGGCTCGCCCGCGCCGCTGGTGCCGGGATCGGAGGAGGAGTTCATCACCGAGCACTACTGGGGCTACACCGCGCAGCGCGACGGCGGGACGGTGGAATATCGCGTGGAGCACCCCTCGTGGCGCGTATGGACCGCCTCCGAGGCCGCCCTCGACGCGGACGTCGCCGCGCTCTACGGCGTCGAGTTTTCTCAGGCACTGTCTCAGCCCCCGTCCTCCGCCTTCGTCGCGGACGGCTCGCCCATCGTCGTCCGCCGCCCCCGCCGGGTGGCGTAAATTTGTCCAGCGGTGTCCCTGCGCTGGCGCGTAAGTAGCGCTCTGGCAGCAGGTTGGAAGAATGCTGCGTGCTTGACAGATCGCCCCGCCCGCAGCACTGTTGGCGACCCAACGTTCCACTCCACACGGGAAAGACGATGGTGACGCTCGCGCACTCCACCTCGGGAGAGTTCGGACGGCCGCGCACCGCGACGGCCGGCGCCCGCGCCGCGCTGGAGCGCGCGGTCGATGCCGCCCCGAGCCGCATTCCGCCGCCGCGCGGGTGGCTGCGCCGCCTCTTCGCGCGCGACCGCTCCGCCCGCGCGCTGATCGAGCGCTACCGCCTCTGGCCCGAGATCGAGTACGCGTACGAGCGCATGGCCCAGGAACTCGGTGAGGTTCGCGTGGAGATGTTGGCGCAGGACGATGACGGCGAACCGTACCTGGCGCTGAACTTCCACACTGCCTTGCGGGACGTCGACGAGTTGCTCGATGTGGAGGATCTGGTCCGTGGCGAACTCCGGGCACGCAGGCGGGGGAAGTCGCTCCGCCGGCTGAGCGTGCTCGTTCATCCAGACCCCAGCATGTGAGGACATCCTTCGATGGCGTTTGATCCGGAGCGGTGGCTCGACGTCGCCGAGATCTGCTGCAGCACGATCCCGGGCGTGAGCCGCGAGGCGCTGCTGAGGACGGCGCTGAACCGTGCCTACTACGCGGCACTTCTCGCCCTCAAGCAGCGCATCGAAGCTGTCCAGGGGGTTGGCGCCGTTCCGGCGTGGAGAACGCACGACGCGATCAAGCAGGCCATCCGTATGGGCGGAGATTCGTTCGAAGAGATCCGCAAAGATCTCGAAACCCTGCGGAAGGCACGGGAGCAGGCGGATTACGTTCTCTCGACCGAAGACTTGCAGCGGGACTCGGTGCATCTGTCCGTGACGCGCAGCCGGCGTCTGATCCGCAACCGCATCAAGGCGCTGCCGGAGGCCGAGTTCCGCCGGCTGCGCGTTCCGCGTGGGTGAGTGAGTCCCGGGCGCTCACTTGATCGTGATCCAACCCGCTGAGGCAAGGAAATAACGATGGCCACGCTCGCGCACCCCACATCGGGAGAGTTCGGACGGCCGCGCACCCCGACCGCCATGGCCCGCGAGGCGCTGGAGCGCGCGGTCGATACCGCCCCGAGCCGCATTCCGCCGCCGCGCGGGTGGCTGCGCCGCCTCTTCGCGCGCGACCGCTCCGCCCGCGCGCTGATC
Encoded here:
- a CDS encoding DUF2071 domain-containing protein, with product MTDPQPAPATGGRFLTAAWRTLVMLNWEVDPGILRPFVPRGTELDAWQGKTFVSAVGFLFLGTRVLGIPVPFHRDFEEVNLRFYVGRQGPEGWRRGVCFVREIVPRWAIATLARAVYNERYVALPMRHRVEISADAGEAEYAWALGGRWNTLRARFAGSPAPLVPGSEEEFITEHYWGYTAQRDGGTVEYRVEHPSWRVWTASEAALDADVAALYGVEFSQALSQPPSSAFVADGSPIVVRRPRRVA
- a CDS encoding HEPN domain-containing protein, whose product is MAFDPERWLDVAEICCSTIPGVSREALLRTALNRAYYAALLALKQRIEAVQGVGAVPAWRTHDAIKQAIRMGGDSFEEIRKDLETLRKAREQADYVLSTEDLQRDSVHLSVTRSRRLIRNRIKALPEAEFRRLRVPRG